GTAGGTGGAAAAACGCGCCCCGTTGTTGATGTTGTAGACGTCCACCTGTTGAAAAACGCGCAGGTTGGCCTTTTCCATTATCTCTTCGTCGATGGCGATGCTGCCTTCGTAGTTGATATCGGAGCCGGTGATCGTGGCCCGGTGTATCTTGGCGACTAAAAATGGGATCAACATGACAAGTCTCCTAAAAGCAGATTATCGATCAGCCGGGTCTTGCCGACGAGGATGGCCGCGGCGATCAGGGTGTTTTCCGGTTCGACCGCCTCCAGCTCGGCCAGGTCCCATGGCCGCACTACGGCGATATATTCGCTGCGCACGAGCGGATCCTTGGCCAATTCGCCGGCCACGGCTTTCCGAATGGCGGCGGCGTCCCGCTCCCCGCTGGTGATCAGGGTTTCGGCGCCAGCCAGCGCCCGAGGCAGATGCAGGGCCGCCCGCCGTTCCTCAGTCGTCAGGTAGACATTGCGCGACGAGAGAGCCAGGCCGTCGCTGTCGCGCACGATGGGTAGGACCCTGACCTGGACCGGCAGGTTCAGGTCGCGGACCATGCGCATGATGACGATCGCCTGCTGGGCGTCCTTCTGGCCGAAATAGGCCCGCTGCGGGCCGACCAGGTTGAACAGCTTGAGCACCACCGTGGCTACGCCGCGGAAATGGCCGGGCCGCGATTTCCCGCACAGGACATTTTCCAAGCCCTCGACGCGGACGTAGGTCTCGTAACCCGGGGGGTATATTTCCTTGGAATCGGGCATGAACAGCAGATCGGTCCGCTCTTTTTCCAGCAAGGCGATGTCGCGCTCCGCAGCGCGCGGGTAACGCCGGAAGTCCTCCGCCGGGCCGAACTGGGCGGGATTGACGTAAATGGACACCACGGCCAGTTCGTTCTCCTGGCGGCACGTCCGCACCAAGCTCAGGTGCCCGGCATGCAGGGAGCCCATGGTCGGCACGAAACCGACGCTTTTTCCCCCAGCCGCGGCCAGGGCGAGGCGCAAACTTTCGATGGAGCGGCAGATTTTCATTTGAGAAATTCTTCGATGTCCTTGTGCAGATGGTAGCTTTCCCGGTCGGCGGGAAAAGCGCCGCTCTGCACGTCGCGGATATAGTCGCGCAGGGCTTTCAGCCACAGGGCGTGCGTGTCGGCGTAGCTGCGGACGAACTTCGGCAGATACATGTTGGTCAGCCCCACCAGGTCCGGGAAAACCAGCACCTGGCCATCGCAGCCCGGACCGGCGCCGATGCCGATGGTGGGGATGGCCAGGGTTTCGCTGATCTTCCTGGCCAGTTCCTGGGGAATCGACTCGAGGACGAGGGCGAACACGCCAAGTTTTTCCAGTTCCACGGCGTCGCTGAAAATCTCACGGGCTTTTTCGCGCAGCTTGCCCTGGACCTTGAATCCGCCCAGCGCATGCACCGATTGCGGGGTCAAGCCCAAATGGGCCATGACCGGGATCTCGGCATCCAGCAGGGCCGCGATCGTTCGCAAGCGCTTGCGGCCGCCCTCGATCTTGACCGCCTCGGCTCCCCCTTCCTTGACGAAGCGACAGGCGTTTTCCACGCTCTTCTCAATGCTCAGGTGGAACGACCCGTAGGGCATGTCGCTGACCACCAGCGCCGGCGGCCGGGCGCGCGCCACCATGGCGGTGTGGTAGATCATTTCCTCCATAGTCACCGTCAGGGTGTTTCCATGCCCCTGCAGCACCATGCCCAGCGAATCGCCCACCAGGATAATGTCGATGCCGGCTTCGGCGGCAACGCGGGCGGTCGGGAAATCATAGGCCGTGACGGCGGTGATCTTTTCACCCCTGGCTTTTTTCTGGCCAAGGCTTAAGCCCGTCCGCTTTTCCGAATCAGGCTGGCGCATAATAACTGATCCCTTTTTTGTGGTTTTTTATTTCCGTGATCAGGTTGTCGATCTCCCTGCGGTTTTCGAAATCGACCTTCTCGACGTTAACCACCAAGAGCGGCGACAGTTTGTAGTTGAAAAAATAGTAGTTGTACGCCTCGTAAATTTCCCGCCAATACTCGCTGGGCATGCGCTTCTCCAGCTCGCTGCCGAGCTTGTGGATGCGCTGGATCATCTCTGAAAAGGAGGTCTGCAGGTAGACGACCAGGCCGCAGGGGACGATCTTTTCGGAAAAAACATGGAGGATCCTTTTATAAATATCCAGGTCCTCGTCGCTGAGGATGGTGTGAGCGTAGATGCCGTCCTTGTAAAAGATGTAGTTGGCCACGGTGGTTTTTTGAAAAAGGTCCTTCTGCTTCATCTCCAGCTGCTGGTTGAAGCGGTTGATCAGGAATATCAGCTGCGCCTTGAGGGCCAGGGGACTGTAATTCGCCGAATAGGATTCGTAGTACTCCTTAAGGAAAGGGTTGCCCTGGTTGTCCAGAACCAGCCGGGACTTGAACTCCTCGGCCAGGATCCGGGCCAGCTCGGTCTTGCCCGACTTGATCAGCCCCTCCACGGCGATATACTTTAGCTCATTCATCGTCCGTCATTATATCATTTA
This sequence is a window from Candidatus Aminicenantes bacterium. Protein-coding genes within it:
- the panC gene encoding pantoate--beta-alanine ligase, giving the protein MKICRSIESLRLALAAAGGKSVGFVPTMGSLHAGHLSLVRTCRQENELAVVSIYVNPAQFGPAEDFRRYPRAAERDIALLEKERTDLLFMPDSKEIYPPGYETYVRVEGLENVLCGKSRPGHFRGVATVVLKLFNLVGPQRAYFGQKDAQQAIVIMRMVRDLNLPVQVRVLPIVRDSDGLALSSRNVYLTTEERRAALHLPRALAGAETLITSGERDAAAIRKAVAGELAKDPLVRSEYIAVVRPWDLAELEAVEPENTLIAAAILVGKTRLIDNLLLGDLSC
- the panB gene encoding 3-methyl-2-oxobutanoate hydroxymethyltransferase, translating into MRQPDSEKRTGLSLGQKKARGEKITAVTAYDFPTARVAAEAGIDIILVGDSLGMVLQGHGNTLTVTMEEMIYHTAMVARARPPALVVSDMPYGSFHLSIEKSVENACRFVKEGGAEAVKIEGGRKRLRTIAALLDAEIPVMAHLGLTPQSVHALGGFKVQGKLREKAREIFSDAVELEKLGVFALVLESIPQELARKISETLAIPTIGIGAGPGCDGQVLVFPDLVGLTNMYLPKFVRSYADTHALWLKALRDYIRDVQSGAFPADRESYHLHKDIEEFLK
- a CDS encoding deoxynucleoside kinase, which gives rise to MNELKYIAVEGLIKSGKTELARILAEEFKSRLVLDNQGNPFLKEYYESYSANYSPLALKAQLIFLINRFNQQLEMKQKDLFQKTTVANYIFYKDGIYAHTILSDEDLDIYKRILHVFSEKIVPCGLVVYLQTSFSEMIQRIHKLGSELEKRMPSEYWREIYEAYNYYFFNYKLSPLLVVNVEKVDFENRREIDNLITEIKNHKKGISYYAPA